In Fervidobacterium thailandense, one DNA window encodes the following:
- the hisIE gene encoding bifunctional phosphoribosyl-AMP cyclohydrolase/phosphoribosyl-ATP diphosphatase HisIE: MELKPVIVQEVSTKEVLMLAYANQEAIELTKQTGYAHFYSRSRNKIWKKGEESGNTMPVVKIIEDCDNDTLLYLVEFPKEKVACHTGNRTCFFNIIYESNNAKNDQSNLQFLLELKQLVDDRKEKLPEGSYTTKLFKDGIEKIAKKFGEESVEVVLAAMRDDREHLIYELADLIYHLTVLLSAKDIEWDKIISELRKRHLKASKI, from the coding sequence ATGGAGCTAAAACCTGTAATTGTGCAAGAGGTAAGTACAAAAGAAGTTTTAATGCTTGCGTATGCAAATCAAGAAGCTATAGAACTAACAAAGCAGACCGGGTATGCACACTTTTATTCAAGGTCAAGAAATAAAATTTGGAAGAAAGGTGAAGAATCTGGAAACACAATGCCGGTTGTCAAGATAATAGAAGATTGCGATAACGATACGTTACTTTATTTAGTTGAGTTTCCAAAGGAGAAAGTTGCATGCCACACAGGAAATAGAACGTGCTTTTTCAACATAATATACGAATCGAACAACGCAAAGAATGATCAGAGTAACTTACAGTTCTTACTCGAATTAAAACAACTAGTCGATGACAGGAAAGAAAAATTACCGGAAGGCTCTTACACAACAAAATTGTTCAAAGACGGCATTGAGAAAATTGCAAAAAAATTCGGAGAAGAGAGTGTAGAAGTTGTATTGGCAGCTATGAGAGATGATAGGGAACATTTGATATACGAATTAGCCGATTTGATCTACCACCTCACGGTACTGTTATCAGCAAAAGATATTGAATGGGATAAGATTATAAGTGAGCTGAGGAAGAGACACTTGAAAGCTAGTAAAATCTAA
- the hisF gene encoding imidazole glycerol phosphate synthase subunit HisF produces the protein MLAKRIIACLDVKDQVVVKGRRFENLIYGGDPVELAKRYVELGVDELVFLDITATHEKRKTLVELVEKIAENINIPFTVGGGINSLELASELIYKGADKVSINSAAVENPQLITQIADRFGSQAVVVAIDVKKTEIGYEVFTVSGRKRTGIKYETHLVEMQKRGAGELLITSIDKDGMQEGYDIETVRIAKSLTNLPVIVSGGAGKMEHFLEAFLAGADAALAASIFHFGQINIPELKKFLKENGIQVRLN, from the coding sequence ATGCTTGCTAAGAGAATAATAGCGTGTCTTGATGTGAAAGACCAAGTTGTTGTAAAAGGAAGAAGGTTTGAAAATCTCATTTACGGTGGAGACCCTGTTGAACTTGCGAAAAGATACGTTGAACTGGGAGTTGATGAGTTGGTCTTCCTTGATATCACAGCCACACATGAAAAGAGAAAGACGTTAGTTGAGTTAGTTGAGAAGATAGCGGAGAATATAAACATCCCGTTCACCGTTGGCGGTGGTATAAATTCACTCGAACTTGCTTCAGAACTCATATATAAAGGTGCCGATAAGGTGAGTATCAACTCAGCAGCAGTTGAAAATCCACAGTTAATAACGCAAATTGCGGACCGTTTCGGTTCGCAAGCCGTTGTTGTGGCTATCGATGTGAAAAAGACAGAAATCGGTTACGAAGTTTTCACTGTATCGGGGCGAAAGAGAACAGGCATAAAATATGAAACGCATTTAGTTGAGATGCAAAAACGTGGTGCAGGTGAATTACTTATCACAAGCATAGATAAAGACGGCATGCAAGAAGGATACGACATCGAAACTGTACGAATTGCAAAGTCACTGACGAATCTTCCAGTAATTGTTTCAGGTGGGGCGGGTAAGATGGAGCATTTCTTAGAGGCGTTCTTAGCCGGTGCAGATGCAGCTCTTGCAGCATCGATATTCCACTTTGGTCAGATAAACATCCCGGAGTTGAAGAAATTTTTGAAGGAGAATGGTATACAAGTTAGGTTAAACTGA